The Vitis riparia cultivar Riparia Gloire de Montpellier isolate 1030 chromosome 3, EGFV_Vit.rip_1.0, whole genome shotgun sequence genome includes a region encoding these proteins:
- the LOC117908901 gene encoding classical arabinogalactan protein 9, producing MDCKSLLVLGLVCIVFAGVGGQAPAGGPTATPAPPTPTTPTASPPTAVTSPPASSPPPVSAPPPATPPPATPPPATPPPATPPPATPPPATPPPATPPPATPPPATPPPTTPPPATPPPATPPPATPPPATPPPAPLASPPAAVPAPAPSTKVKSPALAPSPLTNSPPAPPAEAPGPISGEISPAPAANDVNGVEKLWSMKKVAGSLAFGLALSLVI from the exons ATGGATTGCAAGAGTTTGCTTGTTCTTGGCTTGGTCTGCATTGTCTTCGCCGGCGTTGGAGGTCAGGCTCCCGCTGGAGGGCCCACCGCCACTCCAGCTCCTCCTACCCCCACAACTCCCACCGCGTCGCCACCAACTGCTGTTACATCTCCTCCCGCCTCGTCTCCTCCTCCGGTATCAGCCCCGCCACCAGCTACTCCTCCGCCTGCCACTCCACCACCAGCCACTCCACCACCGGCCACTCCTCCACCAGCCACTCCTCCACCAGCAACCCCTCCACCAGCAACACCTCCACCGGCCACCCCTCCGCCCGCCACTCCTCCACCGACTACTCCACCACCAGCCACTCCTCCACCGGCCACTCCTCCACCTGCAACTCCTCCTCCCGCAACTCCTCCACCGGCTCCTCTCGCCTCTCCACCAGCAGCGGTTCCAGCGCCAGCTCCAAGCACGAAAGTGAAATCTCCGGCCTTGGCTCCATCGCCACTTACGAACAGCCCGCCGGCACCACCAGCGGAGGCGCCTGGACCGATCTCAGGCGAAATCTCACCAGCACCAGCTGCGAACGATGTG AATGGAGTGGAAAAGCTGTGGTCGATGAAGAAGGTGGCCGGGAGCTTGGCATTTGGACTGGCACTGAGCTTGGTGATCTAG
- the LOC117911748 gene encoding upstream activation factor subunit spp27-like, whose product MAMSLGVISTFFSGETASFSKSALSLTSLRHLPPPSPHTNLRLVRTVTSAAASKPPAAATGKREPRGIMKPRRISPEMQDFLGVPEIPRTQALKQIWAYIKQHNLQDPENKKIIVCDEKLKSIFAGKDRVGFLEIAGLINPHFLK is encoded by the exons ATGGCGATGTCTTTGGGGGTTATCTCTACCTTCTTCTCCGGCGAAACGGCGTCGTTTTCTAAGTCTGCGTTGTCCTTGACATCACTCCGGCACCTTCCGCCTCCTTCTCCTCATACTAACCTGCGCCTGGTGCGAACCGTAACCTCGGCTGCCGCGTCGAAGCCGCCGGCTGCGGCCACCGGCAAGCGGGAGCCTCGAGGCATCATGAAGCCTCGCCGGATTTCGCCGGAAATGCAAGACTTTCTCGGCGTCCCCGAGATTCCTCGGACCCAAGCGCTTAAGCAGATTTGGGCTTATATCAAGCAACACAATCTTCAG GATCCTGAAAACAAGAAGATTATAGTCTGTGATGAGAAACTGAAGAGTATATTTGCAGGGAAGGATCGCGTTGGTTTTCTTGAGATTGCAGGGTTGATTAATCCACACTTTCTTAAGTGA
- the LOC117908948 gene encoding pentatricopeptide repeat-containing protein At5g02860, protein MAEKLKLSLPVLLPGPPPSKPLFSDHHLSTTPSPPPPITPLLQNFQPHTQTPNPQSPIIPRRRRRIGKSQDANRGKPWSHGRLSPPGQRILQTLIDPTFNLAQIDELLLELFEQQPGESDFSVESLSLDVLGIVKGLGFYKKCDTALRVFEWVRNRKESELLLNGSIIAVIISILGKGGRVSAAASLLHNLCKDGFDVDVYAYTSMITAFTSNGRYREAVMVFKKMEEVGCKPTLITYNVILNVYGKMGMPWNKMVGLVDRMKSAGIAPDSYTYNTLISCCRRGNLYEEAAGVLKEMKLAGFSPDKVTYNALLDVYGKSRRSKEAMEVLQEMEGNGCPPSMVTYNSLISAYARDGLLEDALELKNQMVEKGIKPDVFTYTTLLSGFEKAGKDKAAVQIFEEMRNEGCKPNICTFNALIKMHGNRGKFTEMMKVFEDIKTFQCSPDIVTWNTLLSVFGQNGMDSEVSGVFKEMKRAGFVPERDTFNTLISSYSRCGSFDQAMAVYKRMLEAGVNPDLSSYNAVLAALARGGLWKQSEKVLAEMKDGRCKPNELTYCSLLHAYANGKEIERMCALAEEIYSGIIEPRAVLLKTLVLVNSKRDLLMETERAFLELRQRGFSPDITTLNAMVSIYGRRQMVAKANEILDFMKRGGFTPSLTTYNSLMYMYSRSANFERSEEILREILAKGIRPDIISYNTVIYAYCRNGRMRDASRVLSEMRESGPAPDIITYNTFIASYAADSMFVEAIDVVCYMIKHGCKPNQSTYNSIVDWYCKLNRRDEASMFVNNLRKLDPHISKDEECRLSERMAKKWS, encoded by the coding sequence ATGGCAGAGAAGCTGAAGCTCTCTCTCCCGGTTCTCCTACCAGGTCCACCTCCCTCAAAACCACTCTTCTCAGACCACCACTTGTCCACAACCCCCTCTCCGCCACCTCCCATTACCCCTCTTCTCCAAAACTTCCAACCGCAtacccaaaccccaaacccccaATCCCCAATAATCCCCAGACGCCGCAGACGTATCGGGAAGTCTCAAGACGCCAACCGTGGAAAGCCATGGTCTCACGGCCGTCTCTCGCCGCCAGGTCAGCGAATTCTGCAAACCCTAATCGACCCTACATTTAATCTTGCTCAAATTGATGAGCTCTTACTTGAATTGTTCGAACAACAGCCGGGAGAATCGGATTTTAGTGTGGAGTCGCTGTCTTTGGATGTTTTGGGTATTGTcaagggtttagggttttacaAAAAATGTGACACTGCTTTGAGGGTATTCGAGTGGGTTCGGAATCGGAAAGAATCTGAATTATTGTTGAATGGTTCGATTATTGCTGTCATTATAAGTATTCTTGGGAAAGGGGGTCGGGTTTCGGCTGCGGCTTCTTTGCTTCATAATCTTTGTAAAGATGGGTTTGATGTTGATGTTTATGCGTATACTTCTATGATAACTGCATTTACCAGCAATGGGAGGTACAGGGAGGCTGTGatggtttttaagaaaatggagGAAGTGGGATGCAAACCTACTTTGATAACTTACAATGTGATTTTGAATGTGTATGGGAAAATGGGTATGCCCTGGAATAAAATGGTTGGTCTTGTTGATAGAATGAAGAGTGCCGGGATTGCCCCTGATTCATATACTTATAACACGCTTATAAGTTGTTGTAGGCGGGGAAATTTGTATGAAGAAGCAGCAGGGGTTTTGAAGGAGATGAAATTAGCAGGATTTAGTCCTGATAAGGTGACTTATAATGCTTTATTGGATGTTTATGGGAAGTCTAGGCGATCCAAGGAGGCCATGGAGGTCTTGCAGGAGATGGAGGGTAATGGGTGTCCCCCTAGTATGGTGACTTACAATTCATTGATTTCAGCTTATGCCAGAGATGGGTTATTGGAAGACGCCTTGGAGCTCAAAAACCAGATGGTGGAAAAGGGAATTAAACCTGATGTTTTTACTTACACTACTCTTTTGTCAGGATTTGAGAAGGCTGGGAAGGATAAGGCTGCGGTTCAGATTTTTGAGGAGATGAGAAATGAAGGTTGCAAACCAAATATTTGTACATTCAATGCCCTTATTAAGATGCATGGTAACAGGGGAAAGTTTACGGAAATGATGAAAGTTTTTGAAGATATCAAGACATTCCAGTGTTCACCTGATATTGTTACATGGAATACACTTCTTTCTGTGTTTGGGCAGAATGGGATGGACTCTGAAGTTTCAGGAGTGTTTAAGGAAATGAAGAGGGCGGGCTTTGTGCCTGAGAGGGATACTTTCAACACCCTAATCAGCTCTTACAGTCGATGTGGATCATTTGACCAAGCCATGGCTGTTTATAAGAGAATGCTGGAGGCTGGGGTGAATCCTGACCTTTCCAGTTATAATGCTGTTTTAGCAGCATTGGCTCGGGGTGGGCTTTGGAAACAATCTGAGAAAGTACTTGCAGAAATGAAGGATGGTCGATGCAAACCTAATGAGCTGACATATTGTTCTTTGTTACATGCTTATGCCAATGGGAAGGAGATTGAACGAATGTGTGCTCTTGCAGAAGAAATATACTCTGGCATAATTGAACCTCGTGCAGTGCTCTTGAAGACCCTTGTTCTAGTAAATAGCAAGCGTGACCTTCTAATGGAAACAGAACGAGCTTTCTTAGAGTTGAGACAGCGAGGGTTTTCACCTGACATAACTACTCTTAATGCCATGGTTTCCATCTATGGCAGGAGGCAGATGGTTGCAAAAgcaaatgaaattttggatttcATGAAAAGGGGTGGGTTCACTCCAAGCTTGACAACTTACAACAGCTTGATGTACATGTACAGCCGGTCTGCAAATTTTGAAAGATCAGAAGAAATCCTGAGGGAAATTCTGGCAAAAGGAATAAGGCCTGATATCATTTCATACAATACTGTTATTTATGCCTATTGTAGAAATGGTCGGATGAGAGATGCTTCACGGGTACTCTCAGAAATGAGGGAGTCTGGGCCTGCTCCAGATATAATTACTTATAATACCTTTATTGCAAGTTATGCAGCTGATTCCATGTTTGTGGAGGCTATTGATGTTGTCTGTTACATGATCAAGCATGGCTGTAAACCAAACCAAAGCACATACAATTCCATTGTAGATTGGTACTGCAAGCTTAATCGCCGAGATGAGGCAAGCATGTTTGTCAACAACCTTCGCAAGCTTGATCCACATATTTCCAAGGATGAAGAATGTAGGTTATCAGAACGAATGGCAAAGAAATGGTCATAG
- the LOC117911806 gene encoding 3-oxo-Delta(4,5)-steroid 5-beta-reductase-like, which produces MSWWWSGAIGAAKRKLQEDEAHPTNYQGVGLIVGVTGIVGNSLAEILPLRDTPGGPWKVYGVARRPQPAWNADNCIEYIQCDVFDPEETSSKLSKLTDVTHIFYVTWANMGSEAENCRVNGDMFRNVLSAVIPNAPNLQHICLQTGRKHYIGPFEALGKIEPHDPPYHEEMPRLDVENFYHVQEDILFEEVRKKEGLTWSVHRPGVIFGFSPYSMMNTIGTLCVYATICKHEGLPLRFPGTQDTWNGYWDVSDADLIAEHHIWAAVDPFAKNEAFNCSNGDVFKWKHLWKVLAEQFGLEFHEPEGQGLSLEKMMKDKGPVWDEIVREKGLVPTKLEEVGQWWFADVVLSAGSSLDSMNKSKEHGFLGFRNSKSSFLSWIDKMKAYKFVP; this is translated from the exons ATGAGCTGGTGGTGGTCTGGAGCGATTGGAGCTGCAAAG AGGAAGCTCCAAGAGGATGAGGCACATCCCACCAACTACCAGGGTGTTGGGCTGATTGTAGGTGTCACCGGTATCGTTGGTAACAGCCTTGCTGAGATCCTTCCACTCCGGGACACTCCCGGCGGTCCCTGGAAGGTCTATGGTGTCGCCCGCAGGCCTCAGCCGGCCTGGAACGCCGACAACTGTATCGAGTACATCCAGTGTGATGTGTTTGACCCGGAAGAAACTTCGTCGAAGCTCTCCAAGCTGACTGATGTCACACACATATTCTATGTGACATGGGCTAATATGGGCAGTGAAGCTGAGAATTGCAGAGTTAATGGTGATATGTTTAGGAATGTTCTGAGTGCGGTGATCCCAAATGCCCCAAATTTGCAGCACATTTGCTTGCAAACTGGAAGAAAACATTATATAGGTCCATTTGAGGCTCTAGGCAAGATTGAACCTCATGATCCTCCGTATCATGAAGAGATGCCCAGATTAGATGTTGAGAATTTTTACCATGTACAAGAAGATATACTGTTTGAGGAGGTGAGGAAGAAGGAGGGCTTGACATGGTCAGTGCACAGGCCTGGCGTCATTTTTGGGTTTTCGCCTTACAGCATGATGAATACAATTGGGACTCTGTGTGTCTATGCCACAATATGCAAGCATGAGGGTTTACCATTAAGGTTTCCGGGAACCCAAGACACATGGAATGGATATTGGGATGTTTCCGATGCAGACCTAATTGCTGAGCATCATATATGGGCTGCAGTTGATCCTTTTGCAAAGAATGAGGCATTTAATTGTAGTAATGGGGATGTGTTCAAGTGGAAGCATCTGTGGAAGGTGTTGGCAGAGCAGTTTGGATTGGAGTTCCATGAACCTGAGGGGCAGGGATTGAGCTTGGAGAAGATGATGAAGGACAAAGGACCAGTGTGGGATGAGATTGTGAGGGAGAAAGGCCTTGTCCCAACCAAATTGGAGGAGGTTGGGCAGTGGTGGTTTGCAGATGTTGTTCTGAGTGCTGGGTCATCATTGGATAGTATGAACAAGAGCAAAGAACATGGATTCTTGGGGTTCAGAAACTCAAAATCGTCTTTCCTTTCTTGGATCGATAAAATGAAAGCTTATAAATTTGTTCCTTAA
- the LOC117908932 gene encoding zinc finger SWIM domain-containing protein 7 isoform X3: MGASSLVAETVWKEIESTHSVTDDQISILHFLFGKNFERATRIVDQRGVKRIVGESSGRWIFQVVGESRKKEEYFCFAEHYCACYSFFYDIVNRGEQLCHQLAARLAASVGACVEVKVSDEQLALLLSKL, encoded by the exons ATGGGTGCAAGCAGCTTAGTTGCAGAAACAGTGTGGAAAGAGATTGAATCAACTCATTCAG TGACTGATGATCAGATTTCAAT CTTGCATTTCCTGTTCGGGAAGAACTTTGAGCGAGCAACTAGGATTGTGGATCAAAGGGGTGTCAAGAGAATCGTTGGCGAGTCTAGTGGGCGTTGGATCTTTCAG GTTGTGGGAGAATCTCGGAAGAAGGAGGAATATTTTTGTTTCGCAGAGCATTACTGTGcttgttattcatttttctaTGACATTGTTAACAGAGGAGAACAGCTTTGT CATCAATTAGCCGCAAGACTGGCTGCTTCCGTAGGAGCGTGTGTTGAAGTTAAGGTCTCTGATGAGCAGTTGGCACTATTGCTTTCCAAACTCTGA
- the LOC117908932 gene encoding zinc finger SWIM domain-containing protein 7 isoform X2: protein MGASSLVAETVWKEIESTHSVTDDQISILHFLFGKNFERATRIVDQRGVKRIVGESSGRWIFQVVGESRKKEEYFCFAEHYCACYSFFYDIVNRGEQLCCKHQLAARLAASVGACVEVKVSDEQLALLLSKL, encoded by the exons ATGGGTGCAAGCAGCTTAGTTGCAGAAACAGTGTGGAAAGAGATTGAATCAACTCATTCAG TGACTGATGATCAGATTTCAAT CTTGCATTTCCTGTTCGGGAAGAACTTTGAGCGAGCAACTAGGATTGTGGATCAAAGGGGTGTCAAGAGAATCGTTGGCGAGTCTAGTGGGCGTTGGATCTTTCAG GTTGTGGGAGAATCTCGGAAGAAGGAGGAATATTTTTGTTTCGCAGAGCATTACTGTGcttgttattcatttttctaTGACATTGTTAACAGAGGAGAACAGCTTTGT TGTAAGCATCAATTAGCCGCAAGACTGGCTGCTTCCGTAGGAGCGTGTGTTGAAGTTAAGGTCTCTGATGAGCAGTTGGCACTATTGCTTTCCAAACTCTGA
- the LOC117908932 gene encoding uncharacterized protein LOC117908932 isoform X1, with the protein MGASSLVAETVWKEIESTHSVTDDQISILHFLFGKNFERATRIVDQRGVKRIVGESSGRWIFQVVGESRKKEEYFCFAEHYCACYSFFYDIVNRGEQLCVSLHSFLLTILYCCLKYYLFYDKFKMFPCISIYLYIN; encoded by the exons ATGGGTGCAAGCAGCTTAGTTGCAGAAACAGTGTGGAAAGAGATTGAATCAACTCATTCAG TGACTGATGATCAGATTTCAAT CTTGCATTTCCTGTTCGGGAAGAACTTTGAGCGAGCAACTAGGATTGTGGATCAAAGGGGTGTCAAGAGAATCGTTGGCGAGTCTAGTGGGCGTTGGATCTTTCAG GTTGTGGGAGAATCTCGGAAGAAGGAGGAATATTTTTGTTTCGCAGAGCATTACTGTGcttgttattcatttttctaTGACATTGTTAACAGAGGAGAACAGCTTTGTGTAAGCCTGCATTCCTTCCTATTGACTATACTATATTGCTGTCTCAaatactatttattttatgataaattcaAAATGTTCCCTTGCATATctatttatctatatattaattaa